From Terriglobia bacterium:
GCAAATCTTCGCGGTCTCGAGCTCGGGCGCGCTGACCGCGGACACGACAAACTTGGTGGGCACCGGCTCGCGGCCGAACGCGATCATCCTGACTCGTCACTTCGCCTACGTGCTCGATTCCACCGGCGGCGTTCAGCCCGGCGGGATATCGGAGTATACGATCGGAAGTTCGGGCACGCTCTCGGCGGCACGCACCGCCTTAGCTCTCAGTACCACCACGGTCACCGCCACGCCACCCAAAACGGGTTTGAACCCGCTCGCGATGGTCATGGATTCCAACGGTAAGTTCGCGTTCGTGGCCAACCAGGGGTCAAATTCCATCTCCGTGTTCACCGTGGACGGCGGCACCGGTCTTCTGACTGAAGTGACAGGATCGCCTTTCTCTACCGCCGCCGGGCCGAGCGGCCTGGCAATCACTGGAAATACGCTTTTCGTCGCCAATCAGGGTGCGGGAACGGTGTCGGTCTATACCTTCGATCAGACGAGCGGTAGCCTGACGCAGGTGAGCGGCTCGCCATTTGCAGCGGGGACCAGCCCAACCGCCCTGGACGTGGATTCTGGCGGCAAATTCCTTTATGTCGCGGATCAAGCGTTCAATACTGTTTACGGGTTCAGCATCGC
This genomic window contains:
- a CDS encoding lactonase family protein gives rise to the protein MLTAALTACGGSSNGKKIYVVGLGTPNVQIFAVSSSGALTADTTNLVGTGSRPNAIILTRHFAYVLDSTGGVQPGGISEYTIGSSGTLSAARTALALSTTTVTATPPKTGLNPLAMVMDSNGKFAFVANQGSNSISVFTVDGGTGLLTEVTGSPFSTAAGPSGLAITGNTLFVANQGAGTVSVYTFDQTSGSLTQVSGSPFAAGTSPTALDVDSGGKFLYVADQAFNTVYGFSIAGSSGQLSSIAGSPFPAGTTPVNVRVVGSSVYVANTGSGNVSAYAISGSGALATVSGSPFSASANPVYIASGNSGKLLFVGNQGSNNISEFQIGSGGALSAVSGSPFATVVASPTAIASNF